A genomic region of Bosea sp. 124 contains the following coding sequences:
- a CDS encoding flagellar basal body P-ring protein FlgI, which produces MKPLAALLALGFAMAAGPAHALSRIKDLASVEGVRSNQILGYGIVVGLNGTGDTLNNAPFTKQSLTAMLERLGVNTRGANMRTANVAAVMVTANLPPFATQGTRLDVTVSALGDAKSLQGGTLLVTPLLGADGEVYAVSQGPVAIAGFSAEGDASKITRGVPTVGRIANGGLVEREIEFALNKLKTLRLALRNPDFTTARRMAAAINDFLGGDAAEPTDPSTVVLQIPPRFQGNMIRMLTDIEQLRIEPDQLARIVIDERSGIIVMGKDVRVSTVAVAQGNLTVTITEQPQVSQPNEFSRGQTVVTPRTNVKVDTEGGNKLAMVKESVTLAELVDGLNALGIGPRDLISILQAIKASGALQAEIEVM; this is translated from the coding sequence ATGAAGCCGCTGGCTGCGCTGCTCGCGCTGGGCTTCGCCATGGCGGCCGGCCCGGCGCATGCCCTCTCCCGCATCAAGGATCTCGCATCCGTCGAGGGCGTGCGCTCGAACCAGATCCTCGGCTACGGCATCGTCGTCGGCCTCAACGGCACCGGCGACACGCTCAACAACGCCCCCTTCACCAAGCAGTCTTTGACCGCGATGCTGGAGCGGCTCGGCGTCAACACCCGCGGCGCCAACATGCGCACCGCCAATGTCGCCGCCGTCATGGTGACGGCCAACCTGCCGCCCTTCGCGACCCAGGGCACGCGGCTCGACGTCACGGTCTCCGCATTGGGAGACGCCAAATCGCTGCAGGGCGGCACGCTTCTGGTGACGCCGCTGCTCGGCGCCGATGGCGAGGTCTACGCCGTCTCGCAGGGCCCGGTCGCCATCGCCGGCTTCTCGGCCGAGGGCGATGCCAGCAAGATCACCCGCGGCGTCCCGACCGTCGGGCGCATCGCCAATGGCGGCCTCGTCGAGCGCGAGATCGAGTTCGCCCTGAACAAGCTGAAGACGCTACGGCTCGCCCTGCGCAATCCCGATTTCACGACCGCACGCCGCATGGCGGCCGCGATCAACGATTTCCTCGGCGGCGACGCAGCCGAGCCGACCGACCCCTCGACGGTCGTGCTGCAGATCCCGCCGCGCTTCCAGGGCAACATGATCCGCATGCTCACCGACATCGAGCAGCTCCGGATCGAGCCCGACCAGCTCGCCCGCATCGTCATCGACGAGCGCTCCGGCATCATCGTCATGGGCAAGGATGTGCGGGTGTCCACGGTCGCTGTCGCGCAGGGCAACCTCACCGTCACCATCACCGAGCAGCCGCAGGTCAGCCAGCCGAACGAGTTCTCCCGCGGCCAGACCGTGGTGACGCCCCGCACCAATGTGAAGGTCGACACCGAAGGCGGCAACAAGCTCGCCATGGTCAAGGAAAGCGTGACGCTGGCCGAACTCGTCGACGGATTGAACGCGCTCGGCATCGGCCCGCGCGACCTGATCTCCATTCTCCAGGCCATCAAGGCGTCCGGCGCCCTCCAGGCTGAAATCGAGGTGATGTGA
- a CDS encoding SDR family oxidoreductase, translated as MQDESPRFALVTGGTRGIGQGAALALATAGYDVLATGLTVEEVAAAPPHPTIRHAQLDVTRDDQVAAIVAACPRLDALVNCAGMIQRGGKEFEIDAFRLTIEVNLSGTMRMCLAARDKLAARVDGKAGGAIVNIASMLTFHGSAFAPGYAASKGAIGQLTKSLAAAWAAEGIRVNAVAPGWIATELTKPLVDDAARSAPILARTPMGRWGEPGDVGGAIAFLLSDAAAFITGAILPVDGGYLAV; from the coding sequence ATGCAAGATGAATCCCCTCGCTTCGCCCTCGTCACCGGCGGTACTCGCGGCATCGGCCAGGGCGCCGCCCTCGCCTTGGCCACTGCCGGTTACGACGTCCTCGCCACCGGCCTGACGGTGGAGGAGGTCGCAGCCGCGCCGCCCCATCCCACGATCCGCCACGCGCAGCTCGATGTCACCAGGGACGATCAGGTTGCGGCCATCGTGGCGGCCTGCCCACGCCTCGACGCACTGGTCAACTGCGCCGGGATGATCCAGCGCGGCGGCAAGGAATTCGAGATCGACGCCTTCCGCCTGACGATCGAGGTCAATCTCAGCGGCACGATGCGCATGTGCCTCGCGGCCAGGGACAAACTTGCAGCCAGGGTGGACGGCAAAGCAGGCGGCGCGATCGTCAACATCGCCTCGATGCTGACCTTCCACGGCTCGGCCTTTGCTCCCGGCTATGCCGCCTCCAAGGGGGCGATCGGCCAGCTCACCAAATCGCTAGCTGCCGCCTGGGCTGCCGAGGGCATCCGCGTCAACGCCGTGGCGCCGGGCTGGATCGCGACCGAACTGACGAAGCCTCTCGTCGACGACGCCGCCCGCTCGGCGCCGATCCTGGCGCGCACGCCCATGGGTCGCTGGGGCGAGCCCGGCGATGTCGGCGGCGCGATCGCCTTCCTGCTCTCTGATGCGGCAGCCTTCATCACGGGCGCGATCTTGCCGGTGGACGGCGGCTATCTGGCCGTCTGA
- the flgK gene encoding flagellar hook-associated protein FlgK — protein sequence MGLSTSLNTAISGLNATQVGIGVVSQNVANAGTTGYVRRTVSTSDSLSGLTVGTQSTQVQRLLDKIVQHQLWQESAGAAYTSTRADMMSSVDKLYGAPGSATALDTIYNGFTSALQALQNDPSSYSLRSGVLDSATQLASRLNTLSDGVQALRAQAESGIGSAVTQVNNLLGALTNVNARIVGTPNDPSTANLKDQRDLILSELSQYIDIKTSEDARGSVSVVTGSGTQIFDGRPAVTFGFDEHSNLGPDDQWSSDPTKRGVGTITMTTSSGGVMDAIANKTFRSGEIAALVEMRDKTLVQSQAQLDEIAAQLSSALSDREIAGTAVTAGAATGFDVDLAGLQSGNKVTLDYAVTPGSATQRFTFVRVESAGSLPLPASASGDANNRVIGIDFSGGPASVAAQMQAAIGGGFTVSNAGSVLRIVDDGAAGTRDVKALTAGPTATSLSSAGGSAELPLFVDGGAGGAAYTGSFESGSQAVGFAGRIAINQALIADRSKLVTFDTTTAQGDATRPKLMLERLTQSPRAFTNRTGLDGATATTSATVSSFVQRVVSSQGQAVETAQRLDEGQQVALAAVQSRFQETSQVNVDQEMATLIELQTAYAANARIISTVKEMMDVLMRV from the coding sequence ATGGGTCTCAGCACGTCCCTCAACACCGCGATCTCGGGGCTCAACGCCACGCAGGTCGGCATCGGCGTCGTCTCGCAGAACGTCGCCAATGCCGGGACGACCGGCTATGTCCGCCGCACGGTCTCGACTTCGGACAGCCTGAGCGGGCTGACCGTCGGGACGCAGAGCACGCAGGTCCAGCGCCTGCTCGACAAGATCGTCCAGCACCAGCTCTGGCAGGAATCCGCCGGGGCGGCCTATACCTCGACGCGCGCGGACATGATGTCGAGCGTCGACAAGCTCTATGGCGCGCCGGGCAGCGCGACGGCCCTCGACACGATCTATAACGGCTTCACCAGCGCGCTCCAGGCGCTGCAGAACGATCCGTCGTCCTACAGCCTGCGCTCGGGCGTGCTCGATTCGGCGACCCAGCTCGCCAGCCGGCTGAACACGCTCTCCGACGGCGTGCAGGCGCTGCGCGCGCAGGCGGAAAGCGGCATCGGCAGCGCGGTCACGCAGGTCAACAACCTGCTCGGCGCGCTGACCAACGTGAATGCCCGGATCGTCGGGACGCCCAACGATCCCTCGACCGCCAACCTCAAGGACCAGCGCGACCTGATCCTGTCGGAGCTGTCGCAGTATATCGACATCAAGACCAGCGAGGATGCGCGCGGCTCCGTCAGCGTCGTGACCGGCTCGGGCACGCAGATCTTCGACGGCCGGCCGGCGGTGACCTTCGGCTTCGACGAGCATTCCAATCTCGGGCCGGACGACCAGTGGAGCAGCGATCCCACCAAGCGCGGTGTCGGCACGATCACCATGACCACCAGTTCCGGTGGCGTGATGGATGCGATCGCCAACAAGACGTTCCGCTCCGGCGAGATCGCGGCCTTGGTCGAAATGCGCGACAAGACGCTGGTCCAGTCGCAGGCTCAGCTCGACGAGATCGCGGCGCAGCTCTCCAGCGCGCTGTCGGACCGCGAGATCGCCGGCACTGCCGTCACGGCGGGCGCTGCGACCGGCTTCGACGTCGACCTCGCCGGGCTGCAGTCCGGCAACAAGGTCACGCTCGACTATGCGGTGACGCCGGGTAGCGCGACGCAGCGCTTCACCTTCGTGCGTGTCGAGTCGGCCGGGTCGCTGCCCCTGCCGGCTTCCGCCAGCGGGGATGCCAACAACCGCGTCATCGGCATCGATTTCTCGGGCGGGCCGGCTTCGGTCGCGGCCCAGATGCAGGCCGCGATCGGCGGCGGCTTCACCGTTTCCAACGCCGGCTCGGTGCTGCGCATCGTCGATGACGGCGCGGCGGGGACGCGCGACGTCAAGGCGCTGACGGCCGGGCCGACCGCGACGAGCCTGTCCTCGGCCGGCGGCAGCGCCGAGCTGCCCCTCTTTGTCGATGGCGGCGCCGGCGGCGCGGCCTATACGGGCTCCTTCGAGAGCGGGTCGCAGGCTGTCGGCTTTGCCGGGCGGATCGCGATCAACCAGGCGCTGATCGCCGATCGCTCGAAGCTCGTGACCTTCGACACGACCACGGCACAGGGCGACGCGACGCGGCCGAAGCTGATGCTGGAGCGCCTGACCCAGAGCCCGCGCGCCTTCACCAATCGCACCGGTCTCGATGGCGCGACCGCGACGACGAGCGCGACCGTCTCGAGCTTCGTGCAGCGCGTCGTCTCCTCGCAGGGGCAGGCGGTGGAAACCGCGCAGCGGCTCGACGAGGGCCAGCAGGTCGCGCTGGCCGCGGTCCAGAGCCGTTTCCAGGAGACCTCGCAGGTCAATGTCGACCAGGAGATGGCGACGCTGATCGAGCTCCAGACCGCCTATGCCGCCAACGCCCGCATCATCTCGACCGTCAAGGAGATGATGGACGTTCTGATGAGAGTGTGA
- a CDS encoding flagellar assembly protein FliX — MIRIDQRAPISNAGPAGSARRAGGAAFTLPTKEGAAATRSASVSASGPLDTLLAVQAYEEPHERKKRQAKRGHDLLDGLDRLKAALLSGSVRVSELERLKDMLALRRESTDDPRLDDVLAHIELRAAVELAKLGR; from the coding sequence ATGATCCGGATCGACCAGCGCGCGCCCATCTCCAACGCCGGCCCGGCAGGTTCCGCAAGGCGCGCGGGTGGCGCCGCGTTCACATTGCCGACCAAGGAGGGCGCGGCAGCGACGCGCAGTGCCAGCGTCAGCGCGTCCGGCCCGCTCGACACGCTTCTGGCCGTGCAGGCTTATGAAGAACCGCATGAGCGCAAGAAGCGCCAGGCCAAGCGCGGGCACGACCTGCTCGACGGGCTCGACCGGCTGAAGGCGGCGCTGCTGTCGGGCTCGGTCAGGGTGTCCGAGCTCGAGCGCCTGAAGGACATGCTGGCGCTGCGGCGCGAGAGCACCGACGATCCGCGCCTCGACGACGTCCTGGCCCATATCGAGCTGCGCGCCGCCGTCGAACTGGCCAAGCTCGGGCGCTAG
- a CDS encoding flagellin, with translation MANTILSSGVRNNLLTLQQTSAQQSVIQNRLATGKRVNSAIDNPVNYFTSQSLNDRSSQLTGLLDGISNGIQTIQAASKGIDGITKLVQSLQSTVKQAQADAAQNRPTKAGTALSTATEAALTSKSLKDIALDKRIVDDNTAPTANSATATYAGNVGGPVLAAGDQSTTSIYLKTGTTTYKASFLSTNGTVRDVVNEINKSGIATAFVDEKGQLNIKGVGSEKVEFGIGTATFTPAVAGAPTAAEIAAAGVTADTTATGVASDNTDFGFALTDNAFATTTITGSNITSAVRSNLIQQFNDLRDQIDKLAKDSSFNGINLLQGDRLSIVFNEKTGTNQTKLDIQGSTLSSDNLGIVQATNTQLAGFFNFQNDLDLDKATEALTGSLTSLKSLSSTLGSNLSVAQTRQDFTKELANVLTSGADNLVLADPNAEGASLLALNTRQQLSQTALSLANQADQGVLRLFG, from the coding sequence ATGGCCAACACAATTCTCTCGAGCGGCGTCCGCAACAACCTGCTCACCCTGCAGCAGACATCGGCTCAGCAGAGCGTCATCCAGAACCGGCTGGCGACAGGCAAGCGCGTCAACTCGGCCATCGACAACCCGGTCAACTACTTCACCTCACAGTCGCTGAATGATCGCTCGAGCCAGCTCACCGGCTTGCTCGACGGCATCTCCAACGGCATCCAGACCATCCAGGCCGCGTCCAAGGGCATCGACGGCATCACCAAGCTGGTGCAGTCGCTCCAGTCGACGGTGAAGCAGGCCCAGGCCGACGCGGCCCAGAACCGCCCGACCAAGGCTGGCACGGCGCTCAGCACGGCAACGGAAGCCGCGCTGACCAGCAAGAGCCTAAAGGACATCGCCCTCGACAAGCGGATCGTCGATGACAACACGGCTCCGACCGCAAACAGCGCCACGGCGACCTATGCTGGTAACGTCGGCGGCCCTGTCCTGGCGGCCGGCGACCAGTCGACGACCTCGATCTATCTGAAGACGGGGACCACCACCTACAAGGCCTCGTTCCTGAGCACCAACGGGACCGTTCGCGACGTCGTCAACGAAATCAACAAATCCGGCATCGCCACCGCCTTCGTCGACGAGAAGGGGCAGCTCAACATCAAGGGCGTCGGCTCGGAAAAGGTCGAGTTCGGTATCGGCACGGCCACCTTCACGCCGGCTGTTGCCGGTGCGCCGACCGCGGCCGAAATCGCGGCAGCCGGCGTCACCGCCGACACTACGGCGACGGGCGTCGCCAGCGACAACACCGATTTCGGCTTCGCGCTCACCGACAATGCCTTCGCCACGACGACGATCACCGGCAGCAACATTACCTCCGCCGTCCGCTCGAACCTCATTCAGCAGTTCAACGATCTTCGCGACCAGATCGACAAGCTCGCCAAGGATTCCAGCTTCAACGGCATCAACCTGCTGCAGGGCGACCGTCTCTCGATCGTCTTCAACGAGAAGACCGGCACCAACCAGACCAAGCTCGACATCCAGGGCTCGACCCTCAGCTCCGACAATCTCGGCATCGTCCAGGCGACGAACACCCAGCTTGCCGGGTTCTTCAACTTCCAGAACGATCTCGACCTGGACAAGGCGACAGAGGCCTTGACCGGCTCGCTGACCTCGCTCAAGTCGCTGTCCTCCACCCTCGGCTCGAACCTCTCGGTCGCGCAGACCCGTCAGGACTTCACCAAGGAACTGGCCAACGTCCTGACCTCGGGCGCCGACAACCTGGTCCTGGCCGATCCGAACGCCGAAGGCGCCAGCCTGCTCGCGCTCAACACCCGCCAGCAGCTCTCCCAGACCGCCCTGTCGCTCGCCAACCAGGCCGACCAGGGCGTGCTCAGGCTCTTCGGCTGA
- a CDS encoding 2,4'-dihydroxyacetophenone dioxygenase family protein: MNKTSPIPVAASDAERWTPYRHPQPKDSPPELIVPNVIPTDERIWVPVDDNVWFRPLCLSVTRGYWMNLLRVRRSGVLSRHRHPQPVHGYVLKGQWRYLEHDWVATEGAYVYEAPGETHTLVVDPETEEMITMFQVNGAMIYVDPDGKCLGYDDVFTRLDKCRAHYATNGLGADYADQFIR; the protein is encoded by the coding sequence ATGAACAAGACCAGCCCCATCCCTGTCGCGGCGTCCGACGCCGAACGCTGGACGCCGTATCGCCATCCGCAACCGAAGGATTCGCCGCCGGAACTGATCGTCCCCAACGTCATCCCGACCGACGAGCGCATCTGGGTTCCGGTCGACGACAATGTCTGGTTCCGGCCGCTCTGCCTCAGCGTGACGCGTGGCTACTGGATGAACCTGTTGCGGGTACGCCGCTCCGGCGTGCTCTCGCGCCACCGCCACCCCCAGCCGGTCCATGGCTATGTGCTCAAGGGCCAGTGGCGCTATCTCGAACATGACTGGGTCGCGACGGAAGGGGCCTATGTCTACGAGGCGCCGGGAGAGACCCACACGCTGGTGGTCGACCCCGAAACCGAGGAGATGATCACGATGTTCCAGGTCAATGGCGCCATGATCTATGTCGATCCGGACGGCAAATGCCTCGGCTATGACGACGTTTTCACCCGGCTCGACAAATGCCGGGCGCATTATGCGACGAACGGCCTGGGTGCGGACTACGCCGACCAGTTCATTCGCTGA
- a CDS encoding flagellin: MATAISNGVRSSLASLQTITSQAAAVQNRLATGKKVNTAVDNPVNFFTAQSLNSRSDSLKGLLDGISNGIQTVQAASKGIDGITKLVGSLQSTVKQAQADAAQNRPTKAGAALATAAEAAVTSKSLKDIALDKNIGDTAGVDVLDDGIKNAATASSAGDLGVIEASDTLALSITAGATTYEATFDTANTTVRDVVNEINKSGIATAFVDEKGQLNVKGTGSETVKFGFGAGVDAAAATTSAQAGGANTAIGFLAADAVTATSELTSSNVTSAVRSNLIQQYNDLRTQIDELAKDAGFNGVNLLGGDKVSIQFNEKTGKNQSKLDIQGSTISSDNLGITQATNTQLTGFSNFQNDSDLTKATEALTGALTSLKSLSSSLGANLSVAQTRQDFTKDLADVLSTGASNLVNADANEEAANLLSLQTRQQLSQTALSLSSQSDQAVLRLF; encoded by the coding sequence ATGGCTACCGCTATCTCGAACGGCGTTCGTTCTTCGCTCGCCTCGCTCCAGACCATCACCAGCCAGGCCGCCGCCGTTCAGAACCGTCTTGCCACCGGCAAGAAGGTGAACACGGCTGTCGATAATCCGGTCAACTTCTTCACTGCACAGTCGCTGAACAGCCGCTCGGACTCGCTCAAGGGTCTGCTCGACGGCATCTCCAACGGCATCCAGACCGTCCAGGCGGCTTCCAAGGGCATCGACGGCATCACCAAGCTGGTCGGTTCGCTTCAGTCCACCGTCAAGCAGGCCCAGGCCGACGCGGCCCAGAACCGTCCGACTAAGGCCGGCGCGGCTCTCGCTACCGCAGCTGAAGCGGCGGTGACCTCCAAGAGCCTGAAGGACATCGCTCTCGACAAGAATATCGGCGATACGGCCGGTGTCGACGTCCTCGACGACGGTATCAAGAACGCCGCGACCGCCTCCAGCGCCGGTGACTTGGGTGTCATCGAGGCCAGCGACACGCTGGCTCTGTCGATCACTGCCGGTGCCACGACTTACGAAGCCACGTTCGATACCGCCAACACGACCGTTCGCGACGTCGTCAACGAGATCAACAAGTCGGGCATCGCCACGGCGTTCGTCGACGAAAAGGGCCAGCTCAACGTCAAGGGCACCGGCTCCGAGACCGTCAAGTTCGGATTTGGCGCAGGCGTCGATGCTGCGGCGGCGACCACTTCGGCTCAGGCCGGTGGCGCCAATACCGCGATCGGTTTCCTTGCTGCCGACGCCGTCACCGCGACCTCGGAACTCACCTCGTCGAACGTCACCTCCGCGGTTCGCTCCAACCTCATCCAGCAGTACAACGACCTGCGCACGCAGATCGATGAACTGGCCAAGGATGCGGGCTTCAACGGCGTGAACCTGCTCGGCGGCGACAAGGTCTCGATCCAGTTCAACGAAAAGACCGGCAAGAACCAGTCGAAGCTGGATATTCAGGGCTCGACGATCAGCTCCGACAACCTCGGCATCACCCAGGCCACCAACACGCAGCTCACCGGGTTCTCGAACTTCCAGAACGACTCGGACCTGACAAAGGCGACCGAGGCGCTGACCGGCGCTCTGACCTCGCTGAAGTCGCTGTCGTCCTCGCTCGGCGCCAACCTGTCGGTCGCCCAGACCCGCCAGGACTTCACCAAGGATCTGGCTGACGTGCTGTCGACCGGCGCCAGCAACCTGGTGAATGCCGACGCCAACGAGGAAGCCGCCAACCTGCTCTCGCTGCAGACCCGCCAGCAGCTGTCGCAGACGGCGCTGTCGCTCTCCTCGCAGTCCGATCAGGCCGTCCTGCGTCTGTTCTGA
- a CDS encoding rod-binding protein, whose amino-acid sequence MTAALALPAAKLALGAAGSIVNGLANALDPAKAKAKKQADDFETMFLEQVTQQIMAAPQGSEGPLGENGIGGDIYKSQLTQQYAKQLQKAGGIGLSDQILRDLLRVQEQSGAASGTAQAGGVQNVGS is encoded by the coding sequence ATGACTGCAGCCCTTGCTCTCCCCGCTGCGAAGCTGGCGCTCGGCGCCGCCGGCAGCATCGTCAATGGACTGGCCAATGCGCTCGACCCGGCCAAGGCCAAGGCCAAGAAGCAGGCCGATGATTTCGAGACCATGTTTCTCGAGCAGGTGACGCAGCAGATCATGGCTGCGCCGCAGGGCAGCGAGGGCCCGCTCGGCGAAAACGGCATCGGCGGCGACATCTACAAGTCGCAGCTCACCCAGCAATACGCCAAGCAGCTCCAGAAGGCCGGCGGCATCGGCCTGTCGGACCAGATCCTGCGCGACCTTCTGCGCGTGCAGGAGCAGTCGGGCGCGGCAAGCGGCACGGCACAGGCCGGCGGAGTCCAGAATGTCGGTTCCTAG
- the flaF gene encoding flagellar biosynthesis regulator FlaF — translation MQHGFNAYASAARANQSVVSPRELEASLLIKAAVRLQAISDDWSLADRDLDDALNYNRKLWTLLVSAVVAEDNPLPIGIKTNILSLANFIFNQTFRISASPAPEGLRVLVGINRDIAAGLRNR, via the coding sequence ATGCAACACGGGTTTAATGCGTACGCCTCTGCCGCCAGAGCCAACCAGTCGGTCGTCTCTCCCCGCGAACTCGAAGCTTCTCTTCTGATCAAGGCCGCTGTCCGGCTGCAGGCGATTTCAGACGACTGGTCGCTGGCCGATCGCGATCTCGACGACGCGCTGAACTACAATCGCAAGCTTTGGACACTGCTTGTCTCCGCCGTCGTGGCCGAGGACAACCCGCTGCCGATCGGCATCAAGACCAATATTCTCAGCCTGGCCAATTTCATCTTCAACCAGACCTTCAGGATTTCCGCGAGCCCCGCTCCCGAGGGCCTGCGCGTTCTGGTCGGCATCAATCGCGACATCGCCGCCGGCCTGCGCAACCGCTGA
- a CDS encoding flagellar hook-basal body complex protein: MGVFSALTTAVSGMQAQSYALENISGNIANSRTAGFKRVDTTFSDLVPDSALNRQIAGSVAAFSQATNSIQGDLSATRIDTNAAINGDGFFVVDQRLNGVGTNMQFSNSNLYTRRGDFDFDANGYLVNGAGYYLKGLKIDTVTGSLIGTQPEVLRITKEQFPAKATTSIEYRANIPAFPGTNNADATVPGSELLSPTGFTSNPLSTTQGGTGLVIGSEITNFLSQSIPGGSVTVYDSLGKATSVELRWAKTTNASAGPPATTDTWNLFVAENTGATGAAVAYRNANVDITFDSTGQMTAPATGNIALPTMTIAGTTITGIQVTTGGNGLTQNGDVSGQIDARSIRQDGYTAGTLDRTSVSADGQVIGTFSNGQVVALAQLSVARFNADNALKRLDGGAFEETIESGPPIIGLGTSQLIGGNVEQSNTDIADEFSKMIVTQQAYSANTKVITTAQEMLRDVFSIIR; the protein is encoded by the coding sequence ATGGGTGTCTTCAGCGCGTTGACGACAGCGGTTTCGGGAATGCAGGCGCAGTCCTATGCGTTGGAAAACATTTCCGGCAACATCGCGAATTCCCGCACGGCCGGTTTCAAGCGGGTCGATACGACCTTCAGCGATCTGGTGCCGGATTCGGCGCTGAACCGGCAGATCGCAGGCTCGGTCGCGGCCTTCAGCCAGGCGACCAATTCGATTCAGGGCGACCTGTCGGCGACGCGGATCGACACCAACGCGGCGATCAACGGCGACGGCTTCTTCGTCGTCGACCAGCGCCTGAACGGCGTCGGCACCAACATGCAGTTCTCCAACAGCAATCTCTACACGCGGCGTGGCGATTTCGATTTCGACGCCAACGGCTATCTCGTCAACGGCGCGGGCTACTATCTGAAGGGCTTGAAGATCGACACGGTGACGGGCTCGCTGATCGGCACCCAGCCCGAAGTGCTGCGCATCACCAAGGAGCAGTTCCCGGCCAAGGCGACGACCTCGATCGAGTATCGCGCCAATATCCCGGCCTTTCCCGGCACCAACAACGCCGACGCGACCGTTCCCGGCTCGGAACTGCTGAGCCCGACGGGCTTCACGAGCAACCCGCTCTCGACCACGCAGGGCGGCACCGGCCTCGTCATCGGCAGCGAAATCACCAACTTCCTCAGCCAGTCGATCCCCGGTGGCTCTGTCACCGTCTATGACTCACTCGGCAAGGCAACCAGCGTCGAGCTGCGTTGGGCGAAAACCACCAACGCCTCCGCCGGCCCGCCGGCGACGACCGACACCTGGAACCTGTTCGTGGCCGAGAACACCGGCGCGACGGGCGCCGCCGTCGCCTATCGCAACGCCAATGTCGACATCACCTTCGACTCGACAGGCCAGATGACCGCGCCCGCGACCGGCAACATCGCGTTGCCGACGATGACCATCGCCGGCACCACGATTACCGGCATCCAGGTCACGACCGGCGGCAACGGCCTGACCCAGAACGGCGATGTCAGCGGCCAGATCGACGCCCGCTCGATCCGGCAGGACGGCTACACCGCCGGCACGCTCGACCGCACCTCGGTCTCGGCCGACGGCCAGGTGATCGGCACCTTCAGCAACGGCCAGGTCGTGGCGCTGGCGCAGCTCTCGGTCGCGCGCTTCAACGCCGACAACGCGCTGAAGCGGCTCGACGGTGGCGCCTTCGAGGAGACGATCGAATCCGGGCCGCCGATCATCGGGCTCGGCACTTCGCAGCTCATCGGCGGCAATGTCGAGCAGTCGAATACCGACATCGCCGACGAATTCTCGAAGATGATCGTCACCCAGCAGGCCTATTCGGCCAACACCAAGGTGATCACGACGGCGCAGGAGATGCTGCGCGACGTGTTCAGCATCATCCGCTGA
- the flbT gene encoding flagellar biosynthesis repressor FlbT produces the protein MALKVELKPRERIIIGQVVIRNDEQRTRFFIEGDAPILREKDILTAATADSPAKKIYLAIQLMYLAQDPMHQHEVYFELVRDFVQAAPSALPHIHEINNRILSSDLYKALKAAKKLIAYEAELIENATRV, from the coding sequence ATGGCTCTCAAGGTCGAGCTCAAGCCCCGCGAGCGCATCATCATCGGCCAGGTGGTGATCCGCAACGACGAGCAGCGGACGCGCTTCTTCATCGAGGGCGACGCCCCGATCTTGCGCGAGAAGGACATCCTCACCGCCGCCACCGCCGACAGCCCGGCCAAGAAAATCTATCTCGCCATCCAGCTCATGTATCTGGCGCAGGACCCGATGCATCAGCACGAGGTCTATTTCGAGCTTGTGCGTGACTTCGTCCAGGCGGCGCCGAGCGCCCTCCCGCATATTCACGAGATTAATAACCGCATCTTAAGCAGCGATCTCTACAAAGCTCTCAAGGCAGCAAAAAAGCTGATCGCTTACGAAGCGGAACTTATCGAGAATGCAACACGGGTTTAA